Proteins encoded in a region of the Mycolicibacterium duvalii genome:
- a CDS encoding Re/Si-specific NAD(P)(+) transhydrogenase subunit alpha, which yields MIIGIPRESELGETRVAATPQTVGQLVKLGYHVLVESGAGAAASFSDAAYAEAGADIGSTYQVLGADVVLKVNAPSPGEIAGLRDGATLISLISPALRPELVEQLATRPITVLAMDAVPRISRAQSLDVLSSMANIAGYRAVVEAAHTFGRFFTGQVTAAGKVPPAKVLVVGAGVAGLAAIGAAGSLGAIVRATDPRPEVADQVKSLGGEYLAVDPAQAEVSATGYAKEMGEDYKAREAALYAEQCKDVDIIITTALIPGKPAPRIITAEMVASMTPGSVIVDMAAANGGNVEGTVKDEAVVTDNGVTILGYTDLAGRLPATASQLYATNLVNLLKLLTPEKDGLLTLDFEDVVQRSVTVVRDGTVTWPPPPVQVSAAPAAAAAAAPVEHKPAKEPMTRARKLGLTFAAAAAVFALIAASPAALQVHLTVFALAIVIGYYVIGNVHHALHTPLMSVTNAISGIIVVGALLQIGHHDTVITALAFGAILVASINIFGGFAVTRRMLAMFSRS from the coding sequence ATGATCATCGGGATACCGCGAGAGTCCGAGCTCGGGGAGACGCGCGTCGCCGCGACCCCGCAGACGGTGGGCCAGCTCGTCAAGCTGGGCTATCACGTACTGGTGGAATCCGGGGCGGGCGCCGCGGCGAGCTTCTCCGACGCCGCCTACGCCGAAGCCGGTGCCGACATCGGCTCCACCTATCAGGTACTCGGCGCCGACGTCGTGCTGAAGGTCAATGCGCCGAGCCCGGGCGAGATCGCCGGCCTGCGCGACGGGGCGACGCTGATCAGCCTGATCTCCCCGGCGCTGCGGCCCGAGCTGGTCGAGCAGCTGGCGACCCGTCCGATCACGGTGCTGGCGATGGATGCGGTGCCGCGGATCTCGCGGGCGCAGTCGCTGGACGTGCTGTCGTCGATGGCCAACATCGCCGGGTACCGCGCCGTCGTCGAAGCGGCCCACACCTTCGGCCGGTTCTTCACCGGCCAGGTGACCGCGGCCGGGAAGGTACCGCCGGCCAAGGTGCTGGTGGTCGGTGCCGGGGTGGCCGGTCTGGCGGCCATCGGCGCCGCGGGCAGCCTCGGCGCCATCGTGCGCGCCACCGATCCCCGGCCCGAGGTCGCCGATCAGGTCAAGTCTCTGGGCGGCGAGTACCTCGCCGTCGATCCGGCCCAGGCCGAGGTGTCGGCCACCGGCTACGCCAAGGAGATGGGCGAGGACTACAAGGCCCGCGAGGCCGCGCTGTACGCCGAGCAGTGCAAGGACGTCGACATCATCATCACCACGGCGCTGATCCCGGGGAAGCCGGCGCCGCGCATCATCACCGCCGAGATGGTCGCGTCGATGACGCCGGGCAGCGTGATCGTCGACATGGCCGCCGCCAACGGCGGCAACGTCGAGGGCACCGTCAAAGACGAGGCGGTCGTCACCGACAACGGCGTCACCATCCTCGGCTACACCGATCTGGCCGGCCGCCTGCCCGCCACGGCGTCGCAGCTCTACGCCACCAACCTGGTCAACCTGCTCAAGCTGCTCACCCCGGAAAAAGATGGACTGCTCACCCTTGATTTCGAGGACGTGGTGCAGCGCTCGGTCACCGTGGTGCGTGACGGCACCGTCACGTGGCCGCCGCCTCCGGTGCAGGTGTCGGCAGCCCCGGCGGCCGCCGCTGCTGCCGCCCCGGTGGAGCACAAGCCGGCCAAGGAACCGATGACGCGGGCCCGCAAGCTCGGGCTGACGTTCGCCGCGGCCGCGGCGGTGTTCGCGTTGATCGCGGCGTCGCCGGCGGCGCTGCAGGTGCACCTGACGGTGTTCGCGCTGGCGATCGTGATCGGCTACTACGTCATCGGCAACGTGCACCACGCGCTGCACACGCCACTGATGTCGGTGACCAACGCGATCTCCGGGATCATCGTGGTCGGCGCGCTGCTCCAGATCGGTCACCACGACACGGTGATCACCGCGCTGGCCTTCGGCGCGATCCTGGTGGCCAGCATCAACATCTTCGGCGGTTTCGCGGTCACGCGCCGCATGCTCGCGATGTTCTCGAGGAGCTAG